From the genome of Thermoflexus hugenholtzii, one region includes:
- the rpoC gene encoding DNA-directed RNA polymerase subunit beta' — MKEAPVEAKEFRALRISLASPEQILSWSYGEVTKPETINYRRLRPEKDGLFCEVIFGPTRDYQCYCGKYKGPRYKGIVCEKCGVEVTRASVRRERMGHITLAAPVAHIWYTRRVPSYLGLLLDISRRNLDRVLYFAQYVITSVDEEARQRALKRLEEEFERERRAIEAKYQKEIETLLAKVQKLEEKERQKLADREARIEEKWDAEVEALMREAQRTQARLEERLGKTIRVPIVFEPTGEVIADAGETVGREHLSALKRILEEQLNRIKEREAAERSRALARTEETLKALREAAEEKIAALKDQAAREIEALRQRIQADRDELVSLAPLQFLGENKYRELKSKWGQVFKAEMGAEAFLEILQRLDLEQMAKELWQEIRQAKSKQRRKKAIKRLQIVRAFLRSGNRPEWMILRVLPVLPPDLRPMVQLDGGRFATSDLNDLYRRVINRNNRLKRLLELGAPDVIIRNEKRMLQEAVDALIDNSQRGKAMSRRGRRELKSLSDMLRGKKGRFRRNLLGKRVDYSGRSVIVVGPQLKLHQCGLPKTMALELYKPFVIARLIQYNYATNIKGAKRLIERQRPEVWEVLEEVIKERPVLLNRAPTLHRLGIQAFEPVLVEGKAIQIHPLVCAAFNADFDGDQMAVHVPLSEKAVWEARNLMLSSKNLLLPANGEPVVGPTKDMVLGCYYLTMSPPNGAAGPTRVFASLEEVELVYQLGKISLHTPIRVYTRTVYDENGQRYPDGQPRPRLIETTVGRVLFNLALPEALRFVNETMDKGRLKDLVAQCFQWLGPEATVEMVDRLKDIGFQYATRSGVTIAVADLEIPPTKREVLARYEALVAEVERQYRRGLLTDEERYNRVVDLWQRATNEIAEAVKQVMSPDNNVTIMAVSGATKGGFQPVAQLAGMRGLMADPAGRIIELPIRSNFREGLTTIEYFISTHGARKGLADTALRTADAGYLTRRLVDVAQDVIVNAYDCGTRAGIWIRASDDVGGQTLKERIFGRVLAAPVFDPKTGALIADTGTLLDEVLSERIEKAGVQEVYVRSPMTCQLRYGICALCYGRDLGTGRLVEVGTAVGIIAAQSIGEPGTQLTLRTFHTGGVAGVADITQGLPRVEELFEARKHPKGEGLMADIDGVVHIYRTEEGLRRIRLVKSELREDVYEIPGNWSIKVEDGQTISEGQVLASRGDQQIVAQHGGRVVYRKGEPLKVVYEVREEREYDVPATARLLVEEGQKVKAGDALTEGPKNPHRILNLLGREAVQLYLLSEIQKVYRSQGVNINDKHFEIIIRKMLSKVQIINPGDTDFLPGDLVDRLILQDINARLVAEGKRPATARQVLLGITKAALATDSFLSAASFQHTIRVLAGTALEGKIDELRGLKENVIIGRLIPAGTGFKYYAEKRGMEDMSRGGTGPTLAEAVTTAIDL; from the coding sequence ATGAAGGAGGCACCTGTGGAGGCCAAGGAGTTTCGTGCGCTACGGATCTCGCTGGCCTCGCCGGAACAGATCCTGTCGTGGTCTTACGGCGAGGTGACCAAGCCGGAGACCATCAACTACCGCCGGCTGCGCCCCGAGAAAGACGGGCTGTTCTGCGAGGTCATCTTCGGCCCGACCCGGGATTATCAGTGCTATTGCGGGAAATACAAGGGCCCCCGTTACAAAGGCATCGTCTGTGAAAAGTGCGGGGTCGAAGTCACCCGCGCCTCCGTGCGCCGGGAGCGCATGGGCCATATCACCCTGGCCGCCCCGGTCGCCCATATCTGGTATACCCGTCGAGTTCCCTCCTACCTGGGGTTGCTGCTGGATATCTCCCGCCGCAACCTGGATCGGGTTCTCTACTTCGCCCAGTATGTGATCACCTCGGTGGATGAGGAAGCGCGGCAGCGCGCCCTCAAGCGGCTGGAAGAGGAGTTCGAGCGGGAGCGTCGCGCCATCGAGGCCAAATACCAGAAGGAGATCGAGACCCTTCTGGCCAAGGTCCAGAAGCTGGAAGAGAAGGAGCGCCAGAAGCTGGCGGACCGGGAGGCCCGCATCGAGGAGAAGTGGGACGCGGAGGTTGAGGCGTTGATGCGGGAGGCGCAGCGCACCCAGGCCCGCCTGGAGGAGCGGCTGGGGAAGACCATCCGCGTCCCCATCGTCTTCGAGCCCACCGGCGAGGTGATCGCCGACGCCGGGGAGACGGTGGGCCGGGAGCATCTCTCCGCCCTGAAGCGCATCCTGGAGGAACAGCTGAACCGGATCAAGGAGAGGGAAGCGGCGGAGCGCTCCCGTGCCCTGGCCCGGACGGAGGAAACCCTGAAGGCGCTGCGGGAGGCGGCGGAGGAGAAGATCGCCGCCCTCAAGGATCAGGCCGCCCGGGAGATCGAGGCGCTGCGCCAGCGCATCCAGGCGGACCGGGACGAGCTGGTGAGCCTGGCCCCCCTGCAGTTCCTGGGCGAGAACAAGTATCGCGAGCTGAAGAGCAAATGGGGTCAGGTCTTCAAGGCGGAGATGGGGGCGGAGGCCTTCCTGGAGATCCTCCAGCGCCTGGACCTCGAACAGATGGCCAAGGAGCTGTGGCAGGAGATCCGCCAGGCCAAGTCCAAGCAGCGCCGCAAGAAGGCTATCAAGCGCCTCCAGATCGTCCGCGCCTTCCTCCGCAGCGGCAACCGACCCGAATGGATGATCCTGCGGGTCCTGCCGGTGCTCCCGCCGGACCTTCGGCCCATGGTCCAGCTGGACGGCGGGCGCTTCGCGACCTCGGACCTGAACGATCTCTACCGGCGGGTGATCAATCGAAACAACCGGCTGAAGCGCCTGCTGGAGCTGGGGGCGCCGGACGTGATCATCCGCAACGAGAAGCGCATGCTCCAGGAGGCCGTGGACGCCCTCATCGATAACTCCCAGCGGGGTAAGGCCATGTCCCGTCGCGGGCGCCGGGAGCTCAAGTCCCTCAGCGACATGCTGCGGGGGAAGAAGGGGCGCTTCCGCCGCAACCTGTTGGGCAAGCGGGTGGACTACTCCGGGCGCTCGGTGATCGTGGTGGGGCCGCAGTTGAAGCTCCACCAGTGCGGCCTTCCCAAGACCATGGCCCTTGAGCTCTATAAGCCCTTCGTCATCGCCCGGCTGATCCAGTATAACTACGCCACCAACATCAAGGGGGCCAAGCGGCTGATCGAGCGCCAGCGGCCCGAGGTCTGGGAGGTGCTGGAGGAGGTCATCAAGGAGCGGCCCGTGCTGCTCAACCGCGCCCCTACCCTCCACCGCCTGGGCATCCAGGCCTTCGAGCCCGTGCTGGTGGAGGGCAAGGCCATCCAGATCCACCCCCTGGTCTGCGCCGCCTTCAACGCCGACTTCGATGGGGACCAGATGGCCGTCCACGTCCCCCTCTCCGAGAAGGCCGTCTGGGAGGCCCGAAACCTGATGCTCTCCAGCAAGAACCTCCTGCTGCCGGCCAACGGTGAGCCGGTGGTCGGGCCCACCAAGGACATGGTGCTGGGTTGCTACTACCTGACGATGAGCCCGCCCAACGGGGCCGCCGGCCCGACCCGCGTCTTCGCCAGCCTGGAGGAGGTGGAGCTGGTCTACCAGCTGGGGAAGATCTCCCTGCACACCCCCATTCGGGTCTACACCCGGACGGTGTATGACGAGAACGGGCAGCGCTATCCGGATGGCCAGCCCCGCCCGCGGCTGATCGAGACCACCGTCGGCCGGGTCCTCTTCAACCTGGCCCTGCCCGAGGCGCTGCGCTTCGTGAACGAGACGATGGACAAGGGCCGGCTGAAGGATCTGGTGGCCCAGTGCTTCCAGTGGCTGGGGCCGGAGGCCACGGTGGAGATGGTGGATCGGCTGAAGGACATCGGCTTCCAGTATGCCACCCGCTCGGGCGTCACCATCGCCGTGGCCGACCTGGAGATCCCGCCCACCAAGCGGGAGGTGCTGGCCCGCTACGAGGCCCTGGTGGCCGAGGTGGAGCGCCAGTATCGGCGCGGCCTCCTCACGGATGAGGAGCGCTACAACCGCGTCGTCGACCTCTGGCAGCGGGCCACCAATGAGATCGCCGAGGCCGTCAAGCAGGTCATGAGCCCGGACAACAACGTGACCATCATGGCCGTCTCCGGCGCCACCAAGGGTGGCTTCCAGCCGGTCGCCCAGCTGGCCGGCATGCGCGGCCTGATGGCGGACCCGGCGGGGCGGATCATCGAGCTGCCCATCCGTTCGAACTTCCGCGAGGGCCTCACCACCATCGAGTATTTCATCTCCACCCACGGCGCCCGCAAGGGCCTGGCGGACACCGCCCTGCGCACGGCCGACGCGGGCTACCTCACCCGGCGCCTGGTGGATGTGGCCCAGGACGTCATCGTCAACGCCTACGACTGCGGCACCCGCGCCGGCATCTGGATCCGGGCGAGCGACGACGTAGGCGGGCAGACCCTCAAGGAGCGGATCTTCGGCCGCGTCCTGGCCGCCCCCGTCTTTGATCCGAAGACCGGAGCCCTCATCGCCGACACCGGCACCCTCCTCGACGAGGTGCTCTCCGAGCGCATCGAGAAGGCGGGGGTGCAGGAGGTCTACGTCCGCTCGCCGATGACCTGCCAGCTCCGCTACGGGATCTGCGCCCTCTGCTACGGGCGCGACCTGGGCACGGGCCGGTTGGTGGAGGTGGGCACCGCCGTGGGGATCATCGCCGCCCAGTCCATCGGCGAGCCGGGGACGCAGCTCACCCTGCGGACCTTCCACACCGGCGGCGTGGCCGGCGTGGCCGACATCACCCAGGGCCTGCCGCGGGTCGAGGAGCTGTTCGAGGCCCGCAAGCACCCCAAGGGCGAGGGCCTGATGGCCGACATCGACGGCGTGGTCCATATCTACCGCACCGAGGAGGGGCTGCGGCGGATCCGCCTGGTGAAGAGCGAGCTCCGCGAGGACGTCTACGAGATCCCCGGCAACTGGTCCATCAAGGTGGAGGATGGCCAGACCATCAGCGAGGGCCAGGTGCTGGCCAGCCGGGGCGACCAGCAGATCGTCGCCCAGCACGGCGGCCGGGTGGTCTACCGGAAGGGCGAGCCCCTCAAGGTGGTCTATGAGGTCCGGGAGGAACGGGAATACGATGTGCCGGCCACGGCGCGCCTCCTGGTGGAGGAGGGCCAGAAGGTGAAGGCCGGCGACGCCCTCACCGAGGGGCCCAAGAATCCGCATCGCATCCTCAACCTGCTCGGGCGGGAGGCCGTGCAGCTCTACCTGCTCAGCGAGATCCAGAAGGTCTACCGCTCCCAGGGCGTGAACATCAACGACAAACACTTCGAGATCATCATCCGCAAGATGCTGAGC
- a CDS encoding YtxH domain-containing protein, whose amino-acid sequence MAARESGGEFGAFLAGFLTGALVGAVVALLFAPRSGEETRRLLQERGIELKSQAEEMASQTRSQIEAALLEARRRAEEAAAEARRRAEEMRKWLEESRAQMEQMLAQARGAPSAPAGGSPTEGPSA is encoded by the coding sequence ATGGCAGCGCGGGAGAGCGGTGGGGAGTTCGGCGCGTTCCTTGCTGGATTTCTGACGGGGGCCCTGGTCGGAGCGGTGGTGGCCTTGCTGTTCGCCCCCCGCTCGGGTGAGGAGACCCGGCGGCTGCTGCAGGAGCGGGGGATCGAGCTGAAGAGCCAGGCGGAGGAGATGGCGAGCCAGACCCGCTCCCAGATTGAAGCGGCCCTCCTGGAGGCCCGGCGCCGGGCTGAGGAGGCCGCTGCGGAGGCCCGCCGGCGAGCGGAGGAGATGCGGAAGTGGCTGGAGGAGAGCCGGGCGCAGATGGAGCAGATGCTCGCCCAGGCCCGGGGCGCCCCTTCCGCCCCCGCCGGGGGATCCCCCACGGAAGGCCCTTCGGCCTGA
- a CDS encoding DUF2007 domain-containing protein — protein sequence MTEAEWVVVYEAGSLIEAQMIQTRLQGEGIPARLRYEALHAVIAPVLSPVEVQVPPAWAEAARRVLSEPEGFEG from the coding sequence TTGACGGAGGCCGAGTGGGTCGTCGTCTATGAGGCCGGGAGCCTGATCGAAGCCCAAATGATCCAGACCCGGCTTCAGGGAGAAGGGATCCCGGCGCGGCTGCGGTATGAAGCCCTCCACGCGGTGATCGCTCCCGTCCTCAGCCCGGTGGAGGTGCAGGTGCCGCCGGCGTGGGCGGAGGCGGCCCGTCGGGTGCTGTCGGAACCGGAAGGCTTCGAAGGATGA
- the infC gene encoding translation initiation factor IF-3, whose amino-acid sequence MLSSSRHPVPGKEAHISARKYRVNEAIRARQVRLIGPDGKQIGVVPLVEALALARQHGLDLVEVAPQADPPVCRIMDYGKFMYEQAKKEREARKALKQIVVKEIRLRPTTDPHHVGFKVRDARRFLTDGNKVKVQVRMRGREMTHLQLATDMLQRFAEQVADVGVVEIPPNMEGQSMVMVLAPLRRKGSQPAERKTESSPEVMEGAQDSNP is encoded by the coding sequence ATGTTATCATCTTCCCGGCATCCTGTTCCGGGGAAGGAGGCGCATATTTCCGCCCGAAAGTATCGCGTGAATGAGGCCATCCGGGCCCGTCAGGTCCGGTTGATCGGCCCGGATGGAAAGCAGATCGGCGTGGTTCCCCTGGTGGAGGCCCTGGCCCTGGCCCGCCAGCACGGCCTGGACCTGGTGGAGGTGGCCCCCCAGGCGGATCCCCCGGTCTGCCGGATCATGGACTACGGCAAGTTCATGTATGAGCAGGCCAAGAAGGAACGGGAGGCGCGCAAGGCCCTCAAGCAGATTGTGGTCAAGGAGATCCGCCTGCGGCCGACCACCGATCCCCATCACGTGGGGTTCAAGGTGCGGGACGCCCGTCGCTTCCTCACCGACGGCAACAAGGTGAAGGTCCAGGTTCGGATGCGCGGGCGGGAGATGACGCACCTGCAGTTGGCCACGGATATGTTGCAGCGTTTCGCCGAGCAGGTGGCCGACGTGGGGGTGGTGGAGATCCCCCCGAACATGGAGGGCCAGAGCATGGTGATGGTGCTGGCCCCCCTGCGTCGGAAGGGGAGCCAGCCGGCGGAGCGGAAGACCGAATCCAGCCCGGAGGTGATGGAAGGTGCCCAAGATTCGAACCCATAA
- a CDS encoding 50S ribosomal protein L35 encodes MPKIRTHKATAKRLRYTGSGKLVRAKIGRSHLRRKRAKRTKRLYDEMLTVTEPFVYKTVKRLAPYLDRKD; translated from the coding sequence GTGCCCAAGATTCGAACCCATAAGGCGACCGCTAAGCGGCTGCGTTATACCGGGAGCGGCAAGCTGGTGCGGGCCAAGATCGGCCGCAGCCACTTGCGCCGCAAGCGCGCCAAGCGCACCAAGCGGCTCTACGATGAGATGCTCACGGTGACCGAGCCCTTCGTCTACAAGACGGTGAAGCGGCTGGCACCCTATCTGGATCGGAAAGATTGA
- the rplT gene encoding 50S ribosomal protein L20, with product MTRVKSSVTNRRRHKKVLKMVEGQRGSRSRHYRRAHEAMIKSLAYAYKHRRERKRDFRRLWIMRINAAARQNGLSYSRFIAGLRAAGISLNRKVLADLAVRDAAAFARLVETARQALGLA from the coding sequence ATGACCCGGGTTAAGAGCAGCGTCACCAACCGTCGTCGCCACAAGAAAGTGCTCAAGATGGTGGAGGGCCAGCGGGGATCCCGCAGCCGGCATTACCGGCGGGCCCATGAGGCGATGATCAAGTCCCTGGCTTACGCCTACAAGCATCGGCGGGAGCGCAAGCGGGATTTCCGTCGGCTCTGGATCATGCGCATCAACGCTGCCGCCCGCCAGAACGGGCTCTCTTACAGCCGGTTCATCGCCGGCCTGCGGGCGGCTGGGATCTCGCTCAATCGCAAGGTCCTGGCGGATCTGGCGGTGCGGGACGCGGCGGCCTTTGCCCGCCTGGTGGAGACGGCCCGTCAGGCCCTGGGCCTCGCCTGA
- a CDS encoding RNA methyltransferase, with the protein MLRITSPANEKVKRVRALLEQRKARQAYRQMVLESPRLIDEALRFALRRPDYRLAFAFYAEPTPRAQETLARLQAAGVPCYEVTPAILRMCTDAETPQGLIAVAPIPELPWPAAPTFLLLLDRVQEPGNVGAVLRSAAAAGAEGVLIPPGTADPWHPKAVRAGAGAHFVLPVRRISWPELPQQVEGTALWLATPEGERTYWEVDWREPVTLVLGGEAAGPGPQVRSLPHRTVRIPMARGMESLNVAVAAALLLYEVARQRGWGRAAGSEGG; encoded by the coding sequence ATGCTTCGGATCACCAGCCCCGCCAACGAGAAGGTGAAGCGGGTGCGGGCGCTTCTGGAACAGCGGAAGGCCCGCCAGGCTTACCGCCAGATGGTCCTGGAAAGCCCGCGTCTGATCGACGAGGCCCTTCGCTTCGCCCTTCGGCGCCCGGACTATCGTCTGGCGTTCGCCTTCTACGCTGAGCCCACCCCCCGGGCTCAGGAGACCCTTGCCCGTCTGCAGGCAGCAGGGGTCCCCTGTTATGAGGTCACCCCGGCCATCCTCCGGATGTGCACGGACGCCGAGACCCCCCAGGGCCTGATCGCAGTGGCCCCCATCCCGGAGCTGCCGTGGCCGGCCGCTCCGACCTTCCTCCTGTTGCTGGATCGGGTTCAGGAGCCGGGCAACGTCGGCGCGGTATTGCGAAGCGCCGCGGCCGCCGGGGCGGAGGGAGTGCTCATCCCCCCGGGGACAGCAGACCCGTGGCATCCGAAGGCGGTGCGGGCGGGAGCGGGAGCCCACTTCGTCCTGCCGGTGCGTCGGATCTCGTGGCCAGAGCTCCCCCAGCAGGTCGAGGGCACGGCCCTCTGGCTGGCCACCCCGGAGGGGGAGCGCACCTACTGGGAGGTGGACTGGCGGGAGCCCGTGACCCTGGTCCTGGGCGGCGAGGCCGCCGGCCCCGGCCCGCAGGTCCGGAGCCTTCCCCATCGCACCGTGCGCATCCCCATGGCCCGGGGGATGGAGTCCCTGAACGTGGCGGTGGCCGCGGCGCTCCTGCTCTACGAGGTGGCTCGCCAGCGCGGGTGGGGGCGCGCGGCCGGATCCGAAGGGGGCTAA
- a CDS encoding phosphoribosyltransferase — protein sequence MRREILSWGDVEALIDHLLPQLRGPFDALLMITRGGIVPGGMIAEALDIKYILTAAVRFPEAQDLSRVKLFTWPTFLQFPEDELLRGRRVLIVDDVWASGRTINTVRSRVEAAGGYPETAVLHYKPRESLFRHGPTYYAAVTDAYIIYPWELRRGTEGVRPMEPLG from the coding sequence ATGCGACGGGAGATCCTCTCATGGGGAGATGTCGAAGCGCTGATCGACCACCTGCTGCCCCAGCTGCGGGGGCCCTTCGACGCCCTGCTCATGATCACCCGGGGCGGCATCGTCCCCGGAGGGATGATCGCCGAGGCCCTGGACATCAAATACATCCTGACCGCGGCGGTCCGCTTCCCGGAGGCCCAGGACCTGAGTCGGGTCAAGTTGTTCACCTGGCCGACCTTCCTGCAGTTCCCGGAGGATGAGCTGCTGCGAGGCCGGCGGGTGCTCATCGTGGACGATGTGTGGGCCAGCGGCCGCACCATCAACACCGTCCGCAGCCGCGTGGAGGCCGCCGGAGGATATCCGGAGACCGCTGTGCTGCATTACAAGCCCCGGGAGTCCCTCTTCCGCCACGGGCCAACGTATTACGCGGCCGTGACCGATGCCTACATCATTTATCCCTGGGAGCTGCGCCGCGGCACCGAGGGGGTCCGTCCGATGGAGCCTCTCGGTTAG
- the metG gene encoding methionine--tRNA ligase, with protein MTEKVLVCVAWPYANGPLHLGHIAGAYLPADIFARYHRLKGNQVLMVSGSDSHGTPITVQADREGVSPRELFERYHRIFLETWQKYGISFDLFTHTDTENHHRVSQDMFLRLLENGYLFRQTQRQFYSEVSRRFLPDRYIEGTCPVCGYERARGDQCERCGTLLEATQLIHPRSRIDGSTPVLRETEHYFLNLPAFTEPLLNYLRDKGYWRPNVLTFTLNYIRQGLQPRPITRDLDWGIPVPLEGFEGKVLYVWFEAVIGYLSATIEWAALQGRPEAWKDWWYDPAAKIVYFIGKDNIPFHTIIWPAQLIGTGRLYEEDPSRRFTLPYDVPANEFLNLEGDKFSTSRNWAVWALDAASRYAVDALRYYLTAIMPETQDSEFRWIDFIRHNNEELLSIWGNLVHRVLTFAARHFDGEVPMPGRMEPRDAEVLARVDVSFETVGRLIEGCRFRQALETVMGLAAEVNRYLNEREPWKEIREDRTRAATTIYVAMRAIDSLKIMFAPFLPFSSQRVHEMLGYEGDLVGRLAVRSVAERTREHLVLTYEADPRIRWEPSRLTPGQRLREIRPLFEKIDEGRAEEERARLGQPAA; from the coding sequence ATGACGGAGAAGGTGCTGGTGTGCGTGGCCTGGCCCTACGCCAACGGCCCCCTGCATCTCGGACATATCGCCGGTGCCTACCTGCCGGCGGATATCTTCGCCCGCTACCACCGCCTGAAAGGAAACCAGGTCCTCATGGTCTCCGGTTCGGATTCCCATGGGACCCCCATCACCGTCCAGGCGGATCGGGAGGGGGTCTCCCCCCGGGAGCTGTTCGAGCGCTACCATCGGATCTTCCTGGAGACCTGGCAGAAATACGGCATCTCCTTCGATCTTTTCACCCACACCGACACCGAGAACCATCACCGGGTCTCCCAGGACATGTTCCTGCGCCTGCTGGAGAACGGCTATTTGTTCCGACAGACCCAGCGCCAGTTCTACTCGGAGGTCTCCCGCCGCTTCCTCCCCGATCGCTACATCGAGGGCACGTGCCCGGTCTGCGGCTACGAGCGGGCCCGGGGGGACCAGTGCGAGCGATGCGGGACGTTGCTGGAGGCCACCCAGCTCATCCACCCCCGCAGCCGGATCGACGGCAGCACCCCGGTGCTGCGGGAGACGGAGCATTACTTCCTCAACCTGCCGGCCTTCACCGAGCCGCTCCTGAACTACCTCCGGGACAAAGGCTACTGGCGCCCCAACGTCCTCACCTTCACCCTGAACTACATCCGCCAGGGCCTCCAGCCCCGTCCCATCACCCGCGACCTGGACTGGGGCATCCCGGTCCCCCTGGAGGGGTTCGAGGGGAAGGTCCTCTACGTCTGGTTCGAGGCCGTCATCGGCTACCTCTCCGCCACCATCGAGTGGGCCGCCCTGCAGGGCCGCCCTGAGGCCTGGAAGGACTGGTGGTATGATCCGGCGGCGAAGATCGTCTATTTCATCGGAAAGGACAACATCCCCTTCCACACCATCATCTGGCCAGCCCAGCTGATCGGCACCGGCCGCCTCTATGAGGAGGACCCGTCCCGGCGCTTCACCCTCCCCTATGACGTCCCGGCCAACGAGTTCCTCAACCTGGAAGGGGACAAGTTCTCCACCAGCCGCAACTGGGCCGTGTGGGCCCTGGACGCCGCATCCCGCTACGCCGTGGATGCCCTGCGGTATTACCTGACGGCGATCATGCCGGAAACCCAGGATTCGGAGTTCCGGTGGATTGATTTCATCCGCCACAACAATGAAGAGCTCCTCTCCATTTGGGGCAACCTGGTCCACCGGGTGCTCACCTTCGCCGCGCGCCATTTCGACGGCGAGGTGCCCATGCCCGGCCGGATGGAGCCGCGCGACGCGGAGGTCCTGGCCCGGGTGGACGTCTCCTTCGAGACCGTGGGGCGCCTGATCGAGGGCTGTCGCTTCCGACAGGCCCTGGAGACGGTGATGGGACTGGCCGCCGAGGTGAACCGCTACCTGAACGAGCGGGAGCCCTGGAAGGAGATCCGCGAGGATCGAACCCGGGCGGCCACCACCATCTATGTGGCCATGCGGGCCATCGACAGCTTGAAGATCATGTTTGCGCCTTTCCTTCCCTTCTCCAGCCAGCGCGTCCATGAGATGCTCGGCTACGAGGGAGACCTGGTGGGGCGGCTGGCGGTGCGCTCGGTGGCCGAGCGGACCCGGGAGCACCTCGTCCTCACATACGAGGCCGACCCGCGGATCCGCTGGGAGCCCAGCCGGCTGACACCCGGCCAGCGCCTGAGGGAGATCCGCCCGCTGTTCGAGAAGATCGATGAGGGACGCGCCGAGGAGGAACGGGCTCGCCTGGGCCAGCCGGCGGCATAG